CTCCTCCGCTGTCGACAAATACAAACGGAATCCTTTTAACTCAGCCCGCAACACACTTCCTTCCGGCGTATAAGCAGGTATCAATATTATAAACAAAACGAATCCCGTAATGATCATTAAAGAAAACACCAGCGACAATAAAGAAAATGAACTGATCCCCATTACCAGCATCCAGCTGGTTGCACCAAGAAAAGGCAACGAAAAAAACAAAAGAAGCAACCCCGATACAAAAGCCTTTTCTCTGAAAAACTTGACCCCCATTACAAAAGCTCCAACACTTCCCACCCAGAATACCAATCCCAATGTCAAACCTATCGACACCGACACCTCCTCCACAATAAACAGGAAGCCCAAAAGCACCAGAACAGTACACCAGCTGGCATGCCATAACTGGCGGGAATTGCTCTGGTAATAGTCCTTAATCGCCAACTCCGCTTTCAACTCCTTTTCCAGTTGACTCCTGGCATCGCTAAACCGCCTGTAATTTGTATTGCTTACAGTAAGCGTCGTGTTCTGCAAGAACAATCTCTTGTAAGTTTCCCGCTCTTCTTCAGACAATACCTGTATGTCTCCCGCCCGTTTTTCCAACGTAAAAACAGCGTTCTTCGCACGGGTCTGCCTTACAAAAAGCAGCTTCTTGACAGCCATATGAATGATTGTAACGGAAAAAAGCTTGCTATCTATTTTACGCTTATAAGCATAACGGATCTTAGCAGGCGACCAGTCACGTGGAGGTTTAAAGCTGGGCACTACTACCTGGTCAGGCGCATCCCTCCCATATTTCCTCCAACGTTTATAATAAAAGCTATAAAGAAAAACAACACCGGCCAATGCCAGTAAAAAATCTTTAAAGTACCAGATCTGCGGCCAAAAACCCAATGGCGGCGGACGCTGTATCAATCCCGGCTGCCACCCGGCTGCTATCGTCAATCCTTCAAACACACCCAATCCAAAAGCCTTGAACACTGCGTTGCCGCCCGCATCAGCTTTTGCATTGCAATCCCGGGCCGCCGACCCTCTTACACCGGTATAACACGACATCTGCTTTACGGGCGCTCCTGCGGGTAAATGCATGACCGCTTCTACAGTATCGATAGGAAACTCCCAGGCATTGCCCGTTACATTCCAATACAACTCATCATATTCCTTGAAAAAACCAACATGCCCCCTCGATTCATAACTTATCCGGTAAGTATATGTTCCACTTTCCAGAAACATATTGGCATTACCGATATAAATGATCAGGGAACCATTTTTATCCGCTACATGATACGGCTCCTGCTCACCATCCCTTTGTACATCGGTAACCTTCACATCAACACGCTGTTTCCGGCCAAACCTGTCCTTCCGGAAATAAGGAAGCGTTCTGAAGATCCCGCGTTTTATCTTGTCACCGTCAGCCACCACCTTTATTGTCTCCGTCACCTTTACAAGCCCGGACGTATCTACGATTATATCGGAGCGAAACGACAATATCCTTTCCGGCAGTTGAGCCGCCGCCAGCTGACATATCAGCAGCAAAAGAAGAAAACAGTATTTTTTCATCGGGTAGCGTTAAAAGACACCTGGGGCACCTGTAAATGATCATTGTTCTCCAACTCAAAATAGTCACCTTTCTCAAACTTCCCCATCCCCGCTATAACACTGGCAGGAAAGCTTTCAACGAGAATATTGTTCTCTCTTACACTGGCATTATAATAACGTCTTGCCGATTCAATCTCAGTCTCCAGCCGGGCAAGATCATCCTGTAACTGCCGGAAATTTTCACTGGCCTTCAAATCCGGATAACTTTCTGCCACAGCAAAAAAACTCCCTAAAGCCTGGCTAAAACGCTGCTCTGCAGGCAGTTTCTCTCCCGGAGCAGACGCCTTCATCGCCATAGACCTGTTAACAGATACCTGCTCCACCACGCCTTTTTCAAAAGCTGCATATCCCCTGACAATCTCCAGCAGGTTGGGCACCAGATCATACCTTTTTTTCAAAAAAACAGTGATGCCGCTCCATGCTTCGCGCCTGTAATTCCTGGCCTTAACAAGCCGGTTATAAGTGCTGATTGCCCAGAAAATGAACAGGAAAATGAGAGCAGAAACAATAAGGATTATCCAGGTTGTGCTTTCCATTCGGATTGTTTTTTGATCTAAGAGCCTTATAAACAAATATTTTGCCATATATAATCCGCTCTAATCATAACGCTCCCTGCAAAGCGGGCATTTCAACTGCCTGGGCAGCTCCAGCCCTCAACGCTTACCCTTTACCCGCCCCAACAGCAGCTCTCCCACACGAAAAATGGCTGAGAACCCGCCGTTGCGTACTTTTGCAGGAATGCAACAGAAATATTCCATAGAAGAGATCATCAGCTATTTTGATATCGACCAGTTAAATAGCATGCAACAGGCATCGTTGGCCGCACCCGCAGATCAGGACATCATTCTCCTGTCCGCCACGGGCTCCGGCAAAACCCTTGCGTTCCTGCTGCCCATGTTACAAACACTCGACAGCACCAATAAACAAACCCAGGCACTGATAATAGCCCCTTCCCGCGAACTGGCTCAGCAAATTGAAACAGTCTTCAAACGCATGCGCACCGGCTTGAAAGTGACCTGCTGCTACGGCGGCCACCTTCGCGAAACAGAAGAAAATAACCTGATAGAACCACCGGCAGTGCTCATTGGGACGCCCGGACGCCTCGCCGATCATATTCGCAGAGGCAATATCACCCTCCCGGGTATCACCACACTCATACTGGACGAATTCGACAAATCGCTCGAAGCCGGATTTCACGATGAGCTCTCCTTTATTATATCGTCTCTCCCTTCCATCAAAAAAAGAATGCTGATCTCCGCCACAGAGTCAGTAGAGATCCCGGATTTCGTTAATCTGAACGAACCGCTCGAACTGAACTTCCTGGGCGATGCAGCAGCCGACAGCAACAAACTGGCAATCCAATACGTGCTGTCCGACGAAAAAGATAAAGTGGATACACTCTTCCGGCTCATCTGCCATCTCGGCAACCGCCTTACCATCGTATTCTGTAATCACCGCGATGCCGTAGAGCGCACCAGCGCATTACTGCTTGAAAAAGGGATCTATAACGAATTCTACCATGGCTCAATGGAGCAGCGCGACCGCGACAGCGCCCTCAGTAAATTCAGAAATGGCACCGTATCGGTACTGGTAACAACCGACCTGGCAGCCAGAGGCCTCGACATACCTTTTATCCGGTACATCATCCATTATCACCTGCCTGCCACCCAGGAGATCTATACCCATCGCAACGGAAGAACAGCACGTATGGAAGCCAGCGGTACCGCCATACTCCTGCTTGGTCCCGAAGAAAAGATCCCGGACTATATAACAGAAACAGTGCAGCCCATTGAATTGCCCGAAAAAGCAGTACTTCCGGAAAAACCCAAATGGACGACCTTTTTTATTGCAGCGGGCAAAAAAGACAAGGTGAATAAAATTGACATCGTCGGCTTCCTGTCGAACAGAGGACAATTAAAAAAGGAAGACATCGGTTTAATCGACGTGAAAGACTTCTTCTCATTTGTAGCCATCCGGAAATCAAAAGCCAGTCATACCCTTCAGCTTATCCGGAACGAAAAGATCAAAAACAAAAAAGTGAAGATTGAAATAGCAAAATAAAAAAGCCCTCTTGTAGAAACAAAAGGGCGTCTTCGATTGCTTGCCATATGAAAAATCTTCAACCCCTAAGGGCTTATAATATTATAATCAGTTCAATATGATCTTCTTGTAAGGAAAGGCAAAACTAATACACCATCCAGGCTAAAACCTATCCTAACACGTTAAATTAATATAAAGATTGTGCCACATTTTTCAATTCACGGATACATAAATCATTAAAATATGCATCACTTTTCTCTTTATGAAGCAAAGTAAAGGATTAAATACCTAAAAACAATAACATATTTTATTTTTAAATACGTCTTTAAGCTCAACCCGCGTCCACTAAAAAATCATAAACAAGTGATTATTAATTAGTTCTACCGGGATACACTTTTAGCGCTTCTTCAAGGCAGTTCATAGCTCTATCTATTGCACTTTCATTTAATACGTAGGCGAGCCTTACTTCCTGCTTCCCAAGGCCCGGAGTACCATAAAAACCACTGGCCGGCGCCATCATTACGGTCTGCTTTTGATATTCAAAACTTTCCAGGAGCCATTGGCAAAATACGTCGGCATCATCCACCGGAAGCTGCGCCATTGCATAAAACGCGCCGCCCGGGTTAGGACAAAACACACCTGGCATCGCATTAAGCCGCTCAACAATCAGGTCACGCCTCGATTTATAAGCCGCCTTGGTTTCATCAAAATAATCTGCCGGCAGATCAACAGCCGCTTCACCCGCTATCTGGGCAAAACTGGGTGGACTTAACCTTGCCTGCGCAAATTTCATCACAGTTTCAATCAAAGCTTTATTGCGGGTAACAAATGCCCCAATTCTGCCGCCACACGCGCTGTACCTTTTGCTGATGGTATCCATCAGTACCACGTGATCTTCAATACCCTCCAGCTGCATGGCGCTGAAATGCTCTCCTTCGTAACAAAATTCACGATAAGCTTCATCCGAAAACAGGTAAAGATTGTGTTTGGTAACAAGCTCCTTCAGCACAAGCATCTCTTCTTTACTGTAGAGATATCCTGTAGGATTATTAGGATTACAAATAATGATCGCCTTTGTACGTGGCGTGATAGCCTTCTCAAACTCTTCAATTGCCGGTAAAGCAAAGCCATTATGAATACTGGAAGAAATAGGCACTACCTTAACGTCGGCCTCAACAGCAAAACCATTGTAGTTGGCATAAAAAGGCTCCGGTATAATAACCTCATCACCCGCATCAAGACAGGCCATAAATCCAAACAGGATCGCTTCCGACCCTCCGGTGGTAATAATGATCTGTTCGGGAGTTACCTGAACACCTACCTGGTTATAATATTGAACCAATTTTTTCCGGTAGCTTTCATTACCCGCACTATGGCTGTATTCCAGAATTTTAAATTCTGAATGACGCACCGCATCAAGTACCATTTTGGGAGTTTCAATGTCAGGTTGTCCAATGTTTAAATGGTATACGATCGTTCCTCGCTTCTTGGCAGCTTCGGCATAGGGCACAAGCTTTCTTATAGGGGAAGCAGGCATTTCCCTGCCTCTGTTACTGATCTTTAGTTTTGACATGGCGCAAATGTCTTTAGAATCGTTATAAAAATCAAACAATTTTTAAACGCTATATTCTTTAAAAAAAATGGGTGTTAAAAGGTCGTAGATCCCTTTAACACCCAATTCATTATAGTAAGTCAAATCTGTTTACTTCGTCTTCGCAGGAGCAGTAACCACCTCACCGGAAATGGTCAGCTGAACTGGTTGCTGCACGTTTGCAATCTTCACATGAACATTTTTTGTAAACTGGCCGGCAGCAACTGCATTATAAGTAACCTTGATCTCGCCGGTTTTTCCTTTCAAAATAGGAGTTTTGGGATAAACAGGCGTAGTACAACCACATTCAGCAGTAGCATTTTCAATAATAACAGTTTTATCGCTGGTATTAGTGAAAGTGAATGTAGTGGTAACCGGTACATTCTGGGGCACTTTACCAAAAGAATGCTTTACTTCCTTAAACTCAAGCGGTGAAGTAGACGTGGTTTGAGCAAATGTAGCCGCAGAGATGAGCAGGCACGCGAACAGGAACAACTTCTTCATACTTTCTTATTTTATCTGGTTCAATTTTACTTGGTTTTCGCAGCTGGCTGATCCTTGTAAGTATCGCCATGGAATAACAATTGTTTCGTAAGGCCATTAGAGAAATATACAGTCACTGACTTTACAAAATGGCCTTCGGTATAACCGTTAAAGCCCAAAGTTATTTTAAATTTCTGACCAGGAGCATAAGGACCTGCCTGCCACTTAGGCGTAGTGCAGCCGCAGCCAGCCTGAACATTATCTATTTTTACCGAATCTTTACTGATATTTTTAAGCTCCAGGTCAAATTCCACAGGCTTGCCGTAAGGGATCTTTCCCAGGTCATGATCCGTTTCCGAGAACGAAATCACCTTTTCGATGTCTTGAACAGGTGCTGTACCAGTGTTGGTTTGAGCGTGAAGGCTGCCAAAAGCTATTAAAAGCGCCAGGCAACAGGCTATTTTTTTCATGTGATTAATTATTACTATCTGAACAATGTGATAAAGTTATTGATAAACTTTATTTCCTACACTTTTCAGTAAGAATTTAAGCGGAGTTTATTACCTGACCTCCCAAATGAAAATCGTTTTGGACTTTCACGGGTGGTAAACCCTATTTTTGTGCCATGAACAATACATCTGCAGATATTCAAATGAGCAATGACATGCTCTCTTACGAAGGGTTCAGAGCAGAGGTGCTGAAAGACTACAAAGTAGCGCTGGAAAGTCGCGAAGCTAGTTTACTCGGTCGCCGCGAGGTATTGACAGGCAAGGCCAAGTTTGGCATTTTTGGTGACGGTAAAGAACTTGCCCAGGTAGCTATGGCTAAGTTTTTCCAGCCTGGCGACTGGCGCGCCGGTTATTATCGTGACCAGACTTTTATGTTTGCCACAGGTTTAGCTACAGTTGAACAGTTTTTTGCACAACTGTACGCCGACCCCGATCTTAAAAATGAGCCCTTTAGTATGGGCCGTCAGATGAACGGCCACTTCGCTACCCGCATCGTGCAGGACAATGGACAGTGGGAACCGATAGCCGATAAGCTGAACGTATCTTCCGATATTTCAACAACTGCAGGCCAGATGCCCAGAGCACTCGGCCTCGCATTCGCCTCGAAAGCATTCCGCGAAGTAGCACAACTGCATTCAATGGAGCACCTGTCGCGTAACGGCTCCGAAATATGCTTCTGCACCATTGGCGACGCCTCTACTTCGGAAGGCCATTTCTGGGAAGCCGTAAACGCCGCAGGCGTATTGCAGGTGCCCCTGGCCATTTTTGTATGGGACGACGGATATGGTATCTCCGTGCCTACAAAATACCAGACCACCAAAGGATCTATCTCAGCAGCACTGAAAGGATTCCAGAAAAAAGACAATACCAACGGAGTTGATATATATAAAGTACAGGGCTGGGATTATGCCGGCATGTGCGAAGTGTTTGAATCGGCGCTCACCAGAATGCGCGACACGCATGTTCCCGCAGTATTTCATGTCGAAGAAATAACACAGCCACAGGGCCACTCCACCTCCGGCAGTCATGAACGCTATAAATCGGCCGAAAGACTGGAATGGGAAAAAGAATGGGACTGTATCAAAAAAATGCGCGAATGGATCATCGAAAATGGCATTGCCAATGAAGATGAACTCGCCGCTATAGATGAAGCTGCCAAACAAATGGTGAAAGAAAGCAAGGCAAATGCCTGGCGCAAATACCAGCAGCCCATCAAGGAACAGGTGCAGGAAGCAGTGTCGCTGATCCGCAACATGACGGTGAACGACATGGAAGCCTACAGCAAGGTTCAGGACCTGGCCAAAGACCTGGAAAACAACCGCGAACCGTTGCGCCGCCATATCATGCGCTCATTGGCGCTTGCTACGGAAATTGCTCCCGGGTCGCCATCGGTAGCCGAAGTAAAGGCCTACCGGAAAAAACTGCAGCAAATCAACGATCCGCTCTATAACAGTCTCCTGTATAACGAAGGTGAAAAAAGTGCCCTCAAAGTACCGGTAGTAACTCCGGCCATCGATGAAACAGCACCGGTGATCAACGGCTACGAATTATTGAACAAATACTTCGACCAGCTCTTCGCCTCCAATCCTTCAGTACTGGCTTTTGGAGAAGATGTGGGTAAGATCGGGGACGTAAACCAGGGCTTCGCCGGGCTACAGGAAAAACACGGCAAAAACAGGATCTTCGATACCGGTATCAGGGAGCTCACGATCATAGGGCAAGGCATAGGACTCGCTTTACGCGGCTTAAGACCTATTGCCGAGATCCAGTATCTCGACTACCTGCTATACGGCCTTCAGCCGTTGAGCGACGATGTGGCAACGCTCCATTACCGTACAGGTGGCCAGCAAAGCTGTCCGCTTATTGTACGTACCCGTGGCCACCGCCTGGAGGGTATCTGGCATAGTGGCTCTCCAATGGGCATGATGCTTAACGCCTTACGTGGCATATATCTTTGCGTTCCGCGCAACATGGTACAAGCTATCGGCATGTATAATACACTGCTCAAAGCCAATGACCCGGCAATTATGGTGGAATGTTTGAATGGCTACCGCCTGAAAGAAACCATGCCCGCCAACCTGCTGGAATATACCGTTCCATTGGGTGTGCCCGAAGTAATAAAAGAAGGCGCCGATATCACGGTTGTATCTTACGGCTCCACACTCCGTATCGTTCAGGATGCAGCCGTACGTTTACAGGCATTAGGCATCGATATCGAGATCATCGACGTACAAACTTTACTTCCTTTCGATACACAGCATGTGATCTTCGGCTCATTGCAGAAAACCAACCGTATCATCTTTATCGATGAAGATGTGCCCGGAGGCGGCGCTGCATACATGTTCAACAAAGTAATGGAAGAACAGGGTGGCTACAAATGGCTCGACGTAGCGCCACGAACGCTCACGGCAAAAGCGCACCGCCCTGCATATGGCAGCGATGGCGATTACTTCAGCAAACCAAATGCAGAAGACGTCATAGAAGCCATCCAGGACATGATGGCGGAATAAGAACAGATGGCAGAATAGCAGATAACTGCTAAGCATCTTTCTAAATAGAAATAGCCCCGGCAAAACCGGGGCTATTTTATTATTTGCTAAAGAATGCTAAAAAAACGATCATTTTGAAAGAAGCTTTTGAGAAGCTTTAAAGAAGCTTTGAGGATGCTTTAAGACTCCTTTTACAAAACCGCCTCTTTTTTTAGCAAAAGCTGACACCGTTTTTTTAGCAAAACAGGATGCGCACAGTTTTCAACACTTCATTCCTAATCCTGATCCATTGTCATAATATCCCTGTCAAACAAATAGAGGCCGCTCTTGTCGTCACCCACCAGTTCCAGCTTATCATTACATTCACGGGCTAATCGCTCCTCTTCCATTTGTTCATTTACATACCATTGAAGGAAATTATGAGTAGCATAATCCTTCTCCTTCAACGACAGATCTACAAGATCATTGATGCTGCCGCTCACTTTCAGCTCATGATCCAGCAACTTTTCAAAAGCCTTTTTGAGCGATACAAAAGTTAACACCGGCTGTTCCAAAGCAGGGACCACGGCAAAACCACCACGCTCATTGATATAATGAATGAGCTTTAACATATGCATACGTTCTTCTTCACTATGTCTGAAGAAAAACTGCGTTACACCTTTCAATCCGGGCTGGATCTCAGCCCAGCTTGCCATGGCCAGGTAAGCCTGCGACGACTGGGCTTCCATAAATACCTGTTGGTTCAAAGCCTCCTGCATTGTTTTCGATAGCATAATTTCTATTTTGGGTTAACGGTAAACTCTCTTCTTCTAATGTACAGCTTTATTTGATTCCCGGAATAGCCACATCGGGAAGAAAACGAACTGCCATACAACATGAATCATCGATGCTATCCCTGAAGCAATTGGGCAAGTCTTTTTCTCAATTTCTCCTCTCCCGGCAGCATAGCGGCCTCAAGAGAAATATTAATAGGAACAGCGGGCAAATTCAAAGCTCCCATTACCTCCACTGGCCCGTCGAGATAATTGAAGCAGGCTTTAGTGATCCGGTAGGCCAGCGCTTCGGCAAAAGAATTATTCTGCTGCTCTTCAGTCAGCACCAGGCAACGTCCATGTTTTTTAACCACCTCGAACACCAGCGCTTCATCTAATGGATACAACGTACGAAGATCTACCACATCTATCTGTCCGGGAAAAGAGGCAGCTGCGGCTTTTGCCCAGTATACGCCCATACCGTAGGTGATCACGCAAGCCGATTCTCCATTATCAACACACGCAGCCGTAGCTTCGGTAACAACCGCCGCCTTACCTAATGGCAGTATATAGTCTGAAGCAGGCTCTACCATGCGTGCCGGATCGGTACCCGGCACTTTACTCCAGTAAAGCCCCTTATGCTCCAGTATCACCACCGGGTTCGGGTCATAAAATGCAGCCTTCATCAGCCCCTTTATATCAGCAGCATTCGAAGGATAAACCACCTTAATACCTTTTACCGACAATAAAGTTGACTCTATACTTCCGCTATGATAAGGCCCGCCGCCACCATAAGCCCCGGTAGGCACCCTTAAGATCATTGGCACCGGAAACTTACCATGACTTAAATAGCAGGACTTTGAAATCTCCGTCACCAGTTGATTTAACCCCGGATAAATATAATCGGCAAACTGAACTTCAACGATAGGTTTAAGCCCCACTGCCGTCATGCCAATGGTAGAACCAATAATATAAGCTTCCTGTATGGCAGTATTAAAAACACGATGCGTACCAAATTTATCAGCCAGTGTAGCAGCTTCACGGAACACGCCGCCCAGCCGCTGCCCTACATCCTGACCATATAATACACATTCCGGATGCGCCCGCATAATATCTTCAATGGCATGCAAAGCCGCATCAACCATCATTACTCTTTCGCCCAACTGGGGCTGGCGTACACCAAGTTCCTGCGTAACAGGGGTCTCTGCAAAAACATGTGCGGTAACCTGCTCCACATCCGGTTCGTTTGCAGCACATACAGCATCAAACGCCTCCCGGACAATGACAGCCGCATCTTCGTCAATTTTAGATATCTGCTCTTCCTGGTAACCATGCATCGCCATCAGGCGGCGTAAAGCCGGAAATGGATCCTTCAGCGCATGTTTATCCAGGTCTTTCTGCGACCGGTAAAACTCTTTCCTTACCCCGCTGGTATGATGCCCCAACAGCGGCACACTGGCATGAATAAGCAGAGGAGCCCGCTTCTGTCTTACAAATGCTACCGCCTCTTTTAAAGCAAAATAGCTGGCTACAAAATCGCTTCCATCTACCTGCATCCGGTGCATGCCTTTAAAACCGGCTGCATATTCGTAAGCATTCATGGCACGCGCCTCCTGGGCCGACACACTAATGCCCCATTGATTATCCTGAACCAGGTAAATGATCGGTAGCTGCTTTAGTACAGCAAACTGGAAAGCCTCGCTAACCTCGCCCTCAGTAATACTGTTGTCTCCAAACGAACACAATACCACAGGCAGCTCACCGTCGGGTCCTTTTACTAATAAAGGAGAAGCTGTTTCTTCGAGAAAACGCAGCCCCTGTGCAATGCCGGTAGTAGGAATAGCCTGCATCCCCGTGGCACTGCTCTGATGAATGATCCTGGGTTTGGTTTCGTCAAGTGAAGAAGGATGACAATAATAAGACCGTCCTCCCGAAAAAGGGTCTTCGGCCTTTGCCATCAGCTGTAACATCAGTTCATGAGGCGTAAATCCAAGCGACAATAACATACTGTCGTCACGGTAATATGGACTTACATAATCGCAAGGCAACAAATGCATGCCAACAGCAATTTGTATGGCTTCGTGACCTTTGGAAGTAGAATGTACATATTTACAGGTACTCCTGTTATTCTCGTACAAGTTCCCCATAGCCCGGGCGGTCGCCATGAGATGATACGCCCTGGCGATTTCGTTAATGGCAAGCATGAGATAATTGATCCATTATTTTATCTCCAGTTCAAACATCCTTTCCTGTTCCAAAAAGCCCTCCAGCACATCTCCAACCACACACTCACCAACACCTGCCGGTGTACCGGTGAAAATAACATCACCGATGTTAAGCGAAAAATACTGGGAGATATTAGAGACCAGCTTGTCAAAGGAAAAAATCATGTCACTGGTATTCCCACGCTGTACAGTTTGATTATTCAGCGTAAGAGAGAAGTTAAAAGATTTTTTCATCAGCTCAGGTATCAGGGGTAACCACTTGCCAATAACAGCAGAGTTGTCCCATGCCTTTGCTTTTTCCCAGGGAAGTCCCTTACTTTTTAGTTCATTTTGCACATCCCGTGCAGTAAAATCTATACCCACAGATATGGCATCGTAATAACGGGAAGCCATACGCTCCTGTATGTATTTCCCGTTTTTCGAAATACGCAACACCAACTCCACTTCATAATGAAGTTCATTGGAAAACTCAGGGTAGTAAAACGGCGTATGCGCCTGCAATAGCGCACTTTTAGGCTTAAGGAAGATAACAGGCTCATCAGGAACATCATTGTTAAGTTCCTTTGCATGATCTGCATAGTTTCTACCAACACAAAAGATTTTCATAGATAAACTTTTTTAGTAAATAATAATCATACTCGGGCGATAGCCAGCTAGGGTACAATTGGTATCAGCCTTTTGCGTGCATCATATTTATGCTAAAATACTGTTAATCAGCCGTTCTATTTCGAAAAATCTAAATTATTCACCTGGCTTGCCGTTTTTTCCACCCCTATTTGGGCAAATTGCTCGATAATACCGGTACAAGCCAGTATCTTTTTGTTCACTGTTTCCACCTCCTCAGGAAACCATTTTCCAAGCACAAACTCAATTTGCATCCCCTTAGGATATTGATTTCCAATACCAAAGCGTAATTTGGGATACTTATCCGTGCCCAACATGGCCTGAATATCCTTTAGCCCGTTATGCCCGGCATCGCTCCCCCCACCCCGCAACCTTAATTTATTGATGGGAAGCGCAAGATCATCCACAATGGTCAGCGTTTGCTCCATAGGGATCTTTTCCTTGTCCATCCAGTACCGGAAGGCTTTCCCACTTAAATTCATGTAAGTGGTGGGCTTGATACATACAAATATTTTTCCCTTCCACTTTACCTCGGCAACTTCCGCCAGGCGGTCGGTCCTGAAAACACCACCGTGCTTCTGCGCAAAAGCATCCACTACATCAAAACCTATATTATGCCGGGTATGAGCATACTCCTGCCCTATATTCCCCAATCCAACGATCAGAAAC
The Filimonas effusa genome window above contains:
- a CDS encoding alpha-ketoacid dehydrogenase subunit alpha/beta yields the protein MLAINEIARAYHLMATARAMGNLYENNRSTCKYVHSTSKGHEAIQIAVGMHLLPCDYVSPYYRDDSMLLSLGFTPHELMLQLMAKAEDPFSGGRSYYCHPSSLDETKPRIIHQSSATGMQAIPTTGIAQGLRFLEETASPLLVKGPDGELPVVLCSFGDNSITEGEVSEAFQFAVLKQLPIIYLVQDNQWGISVSAQEARAMNAYEYAAGFKGMHRMQVDGSDFVASYFALKEAVAFVRQKRAPLLIHASVPLLGHHTSGVRKEFYRSQKDLDKHALKDPFPALRRLMAMHGYQEEQISKIDEDAAVIVREAFDAVCAANEPDVEQVTAHVFAETPVTQELGVRQPQLGERVMMVDAALHAIEDIMRAHPECVLYGQDVGQRLGGVFREAATLADKFGTHRVFNTAIQEAYIIGSTIGMTAVGLKPIVEVQFADYIYPGLNQLVTEISKSCYLSHGKFPVPMILRVPTGAYGGGGPYHSGSIESTLLSVKGIKVVYPSNAADIKGLMKAAFYDPNPVVILEHKGLYWSKVPGTDPARMVEPASDYILPLGKAAVVTEATAACVDNGESACVITYGMGVYWAKAAAASFPGQIDVVDLRTLYPLDEALVFEVVKKHGRCLVLTEEQQNNSFAEALAYRITKACFNYLDGPVEVMGALNLPAVPINISLEAAMLPGEEKLRKRLAQLLQG
- a CDS encoding ferritin, which translates into the protein MLSKTMQEALNQQVFMEAQSSQAYLAMASWAEIQPGLKGVTQFFFRHSEEERMHMLKLIHYINERGGFAVVPALEQPVLTFVSLKKAFEKLLDHELKVSGSINDLVDLSLKEKDYATHNFLQWYVNEQMEEERLARECNDKLELVGDDKSGLYLFDRDIMTMDQD
- the pth gene encoding aminoacyl-tRNA hydrolase, which translates into the protein MSKFLIVGLGNIGQEYAHTRHNIGFDVVDAFAQKHGGVFRTDRLAEVAEVKWKGKIFVCIKPTTYMNLSGKAFRYWMDKEKIPMEQTLTIVDDLALPINKLRLRGGGSDAGHNGLKDIQAMLGTDKYPKLRFGIGNQYPKGMQIEFVLGKWFPEEVETVNKKILACTGIIEQFAQIGVEKTASQVNNLDFSK
- a CDS encoding fumarylacetoacetate hydrolase family protein, yielding MKIFCVGRNYADHAKELNNDVPDEPVIFLKPKSALLQAHTPFYYPEFSNELHYEVELVLRISKNGKYIQERMASRYYDAISVGIDFTARDVQNELKSKGLPWEKAKAWDNSAVIGKWLPLIPELMKKSFNFSLTLNNQTVQRGNTSDMIFSFDKLVSNISQYFSLNIGDVIFTGTPAGVGECVVGDVLEGFLEQERMFELEIK